Proteins encoded together in one Rhea pennata isolate bPtePen1 chromosome 27, bPtePen1.pri, whole genome shotgun sequence window:
- the LOC134151467 gene encoding cathepsin G-like isoform X3, with protein sequence MVAELSHVVWARSARASCHPYRAGEAPSCAAQPGAREAGKWHGGEEEPGAAPRAADPLVGRASSPGLVPAFGRRRGRGQTSLQALHGVHPVRGHSRLRGSAGAQAVGADGRPLRLPALERKVPLSRTRRLIGLRRREPAPGAACSVAGWGGSRRGRLAPRLQQLQVTVLDARMCNNSRFWAGAIAPTMICFQGCRQGSAPTKGDSGGPLVCGRKAAVAGVISFTGRNVTDPFKPPVATSAVKHQKWIRKTLRGGCARPPAWGRQTPPHLHREVPGTAGIRAAWQGRGAQTLSLELGTPQSWLSTPVPGPTPPPPSEHRPPAASTPCTQLPAATA encoded by the exons aTGGTGGCTGAGCTTTCACACGTGGTTTGGGCTCGGAGTGCAAGAGCATCGTGCCACCCGTACCGAGCTGGAGAAGCGCCGAGCTGCGCAGCACAGCCGGGCGCTCGCGAGGCAGGGAAGTGGCATGGAGGCGAAGAGGAGCCTGGTGCTGCTCCTCGCGCTGCTGATCCCCTCGTCGGCCGAGCCAG CAGCCCGGGGCTGGTTCCAGCCTTCGGTCGTCGGCGGGGACGAGGCCAAACCTCACTCCAGGCCCTACATGGTGTCCATCCAGTTCGGGGGCACTCACGTCTGCGGGGGAGCGCTGGTGCACAAGCAGTGGGTGCTGACGGCCGCCCACTGCGTCTCCCAGCC CTCGAGAGGAAGGTGCCGCTGAGCAGGACGCGGCGGCTCAtcgggctgcggcggcgggagccggcgcccggggcggcgTGCAGCGTGGCGGGCTGGGGCGGCAGCCGGCGGGGCCGGCTGGCGCCccggctgcagcagctccaggtcACGGTGCTGGACGCGCGGATGTGCAACAACAGCCGCTTCTGGGCCGGCGCGATCGCCCCCACCATGATCTGCTTCCAGGGCTGCCGGCAAGGCTCGGCGCCCACCAAG GGCGACTCCGGGGGCCCCTTGGTGTGCGGGAGGAAGGCGGCCGTGGCCGGCGTGATTTCCTTCACCGGCCGAAACGTCACGGACCCCTTCAAGCCGCCGGTCGCCACGTCGGCGGTGAAGCACCAGAAGTGGATCAGGAAAACGCTgcgcggcggctgcgcccggCCCCCGGCGTGGGGCAGACAGACCCCCCCCCATTTACACAg GGAGGTGCCGGGAACCGCCGGGATCAGGGCGGCGTGGCAGGGGCGAGGGGCCCAGACCCTTTCCCTGGAGCTGGGCACCCCCCAGAGCTGGCTCAGCACCCCGGTCCCCGGCCCCacaccgccgccgccctccgAGCATCGCCCGCCGGCTGCCAGCACCCCGTGCACCCAGCTCCCCGCCGCCACGGCGTGA
- the REEP6 gene encoding receptor expression-enhancing protein 6 isoform X2, with the protein MGTVPQRLQRLLERPGPLADLLGRLEARTGVQRLYLATGSVAFLGLYLAFGYGAALLCNLIGFVYPAYVSIKAIESSNKEDDTTWLTYWVVYGVFSVAEFFSDTFLYWFPFYYAGKCLFLVWCMAPVSWNGSQVLYQNVIRPCFLKHHQAVDSMLGNLSTRALDAASLVTREAASAALTPPREQ; encoded by the exons ATGGGCACGGTGCCGCAGCGCCTGCAGCGCCTCCTCGAGCGCCCCGGGCCGCTCGCGGACCTGCTGGGCCGCCTCGAGGCCCGCACCGGCGTCCAGCGGCTCTACCTGGCCACAG GCTCCGTCGCGTTCCTGGGGCTTTACCTCGCGTTCGGCTATGGCGCAGCGCTGCTCTGCAACCTCATCGGCTTTGTCTACCCTGCGTATGTCTC CATCAAAGCCATCGAGAGCTCCAACAAGGAGGACGACACCACGTGGCTCACGTACTGGGTGGTGTATGGTGTCTTCAGCGTAGCCGAGTTCTTCTCTGACACTTTCCTCTACTGGTTCCCGTTCTACTACGCTGGGAAG TGCTTATTCCTGGTGTGGTGCATGGCCCCCGTGTCCTGGAACGGGTCACAGGTGCTGTACCAGAACGTCATCCGGCCCTGCTTCCTCAAACACCACCAGGCTGTGGACAGCATGCTCGGCAATCTCAGCACCAGAGCCCTGGACGCGGCTTCGCTCGTCACCCGAGAAG CCGCCAGCGCAGCGCTGACCCCGCCGCGGGAGCAGTGA
- the C27H19orf25 gene encoding UPF0449 protein C19orf25 homolog isoform X4, producing MSSKAKRVLPTRPEPPTVEQILADVRGTHPSDPVFVLAAEPRRGGGHDGSPSPDSAGPAKHEDAEDEGERLYRQSRSYVEMNQRLQESCRLLKEK from the exons ATGAGCTCCAAGGCCAAGAGGGTGCTGCCCACCCGGCCTGAGCCGCCCACCGTGGAGCAGATCCTGGCGGACGTGAGGGGCACCCACCCGTCCGACCCCGTCTTCGTGCTCGCTGCGGAGCCGCGCCGAGGAGGCGGGCATGACGGCAGCCCCTCGCCAG ATTCCGCCGGCCCTGCGAAGCACGAGGACGCTGAGGACGAAGGAGAGCGCCTGTATCGGCAGAGCCGTTCCTACGTGGAGATGAACCAGCGGCTGCAGGAGTCCTGCCggctgctgaaggagaaat GA
- the LOC134151467 gene encoding granzyme M-like isoform X1, translating to MEAKRSLVLLLALLIPSSAEPAARGWFQPSVVGGDEAKPHSRPYMVSIQFGGTHVCGGALVHKQWVLTAAHCVSQPEAAEGKVVVGLHSLAQHEAPAQTFAVRKACPHPSFDRETLENDILLLQLERKVPLSRTRRLIGLRRREPAPGAACSVAGWGGSRRGRLAPRLQQLQVTVLDARMCNNSRFWAGAIAPTMICFQGCRQGSAPTKGDSGGPLVCGRKAAVAGVISFTGRNVTDPFKPPVATSAVKHQKWIRKTLRGGCARPPAWGRQTPPHLHREVPGTAGIRAAWQGRGAQTLSLELGTPQSWLSTPVPGPTPPPPSEHRPPAASTPCTQLPAATA from the exons ATGGAGGCGAAGAGGAGCCTGGTGCTGCTCCTCGCGCTGCTGATCCCCTCGTCGGCCGAGCCAG CAGCCCGGGGCTGGTTCCAGCCTTCGGTCGTCGGCGGGGACGAGGCCAAACCTCACTCCAGGCCCTACATGGTGTCCATCCAGTTCGGGGGCACTCACGTCTGCGGGGGAGCGCTGGTGCACAAGCAGTGGGTGCTGACGGCCGCCCACTGCGTCTCCCAGCC ggAGGCGGCCGAAgggaaggtggtggtggggctgCACAGCCTCGCGCAGCACGAGGCCCCCGCGCAGACCTTCGCCGTCCGCAAGGCCTGTCCTCACCCCAGCTTCGACCGCGAGACGCTGGAAAACGACATTCTCCTGCTGCAG CTCGAGAGGAAGGTGCCGCTGAGCAGGACGCGGCGGCTCAtcgggctgcggcggcgggagccggcgcccggggcggcgTGCAGCGTGGCGGGCTGGGGCGGCAGCCGGCGGGGCCGGCTGGCGCCccggctgcagcagctccaggtcACGGTGCTGGACGCGCGGATGTGCAACAACAGCCGCTTCTGGGCCGGCGCGATCGCCCCCACCATGATCTGCTTCCAGGGCTGCCGGCAAGGCTCGGCGCCCACCAAG GGCGACTCCGGGGGCCCCTTGGTGTGCGGGAGGAAGGCGGCCGTGGCCGGCGTGATTTCCTTCACCGGCCGAAACGTCACGGACCCCTTCAAGCCGCCGGTCGCCACGTCGGCGGTGAAGCACCAGAAGTGGATCAGGAAAACGCTgcgcggcggctgcgcccggCCCCCGGCGTGGGGCAGACAGACCCCCCCCCATTTACACAg GGAGGTGCCGGGAACCGCCGGGATCAGGGCGGCGTGGCAGGGGCGAGGGGCCCAGACCCTTTCCCTGGAGCTGGGCACCCCCCAGAGCTGGCTCAGCACCCCGGTCCCCGGCCCCacaccgccgccgccctccgAGCATCGCCCGCCGGCTGCCAGCACCCCGTGCACCCAGCTCCCCGCCGCCACGGCGTGA
- the C27H19orf25 gene encoding UPF0449 protein C19orf25 homolog isoform X1: protein MSSKAKRVLPTRPEPPTVEQILADVRGTHPSDPVFVLAAEPRRGGGHDGSPSPDSAGPAKHEDAEDEGERLYRQSRSYVEMNQRLQESCRLLKEKCPWVTLGASASVSGSWITTFMKMGPRSSLFMFT from the exons ATGAGCTCCAAGGCCAAGAGGGTGCTGCCCACCCGGCCTGAGCCGCCCACCGTGGAGCAGATCCTGGCGGACGTGAGGGGCACCCACCCGTCCGACCCCGTCTTCGTGCTCGCTGCGGAGCCGCGCCGAGGAGGCGGGCATGACGGCAGCCCCTCGCCAG ATTCCGCCGGCCCTGCGAAGCACGAGGACGCTGAGGACGAAGGAGAGCGCCTGTATCGGCAGAGCCGTTCCTACGTGGAGATGAACCAGCGGCTGCAGGAGTCCTGCCggctgctgaaggagaaat GTCCCTGGGTGACCCTTGGTGCCAGCGCATCTGTGAGTGGATCCTGGATCACAACATTCATGAAGATGGGACCAAGGTCATCCCTGTTTATGTTCACATAA
- the LOC134151467 gene encoding granzyme M-like isoform X2 has translation MEAKRSLVLLLALLIPSSAEPARGWFQPSVVGGDEAKPHSRPYMVSIQFGGTHVCGGALVHKQWVLTAAHCVSQPEAAEGKVVVGLHSLAQHEAPAQTFAVRKACPHPSFDRETLENDILLLQLERKVPLSRTRRLIGLRRREPAPGAACSVAGWGGSRRGRLAPRLQQLQVTVLDARMCNNSRFWAGAIAPTMICFQGCRQGSAPTKGDSGGPLVCGRKAAVAGVISFTGRNVTDPFKPPVATSAVKHQKWIRKTLRGGCARPPAWGRQTPPHLHREVPGTAGIRAAWQGRGAQTLSLELGTPQSWLSTPVPGPTPPPPSEHRPPAASTPCTQLPAATA, from the exons ATGGAGGCGAAGAGGAGCCTGGTGCTGCTCCTCGCGCTGCTGATCCCCTCGTCGGCCGAGCCAG CCCGGGGCTGGTTCCAGCCTTCGGTCGTCGGCGGGGACGAGGCCAAACCTCACTCCAGGCCCTACATGGTGTCCATCCAGTTCGGGGGCACTCACGTCTGCGGGGGAGCGCTGGTGCACAAGCAGTGGGTGCTGACGGCCGCCCACTGCGTCTCCCAGCC ggAGGCGGCCGAAgggaaggtggtggtggggctgCACAGCCTCGCGCAGCACGAGGCCCCCGCGCAGACCTTCGCCGTCCGCAAGGCCTGTCCTCACCCCAGCTTCGACCGCGAGACGCTGGAAAACGACATTCTCCTGCTGCAG CTCGAGAGGAAGGTGCCGCTGAGCAGGACGCGGCGGCTCAtcgggctgcggcggcgggagccggcgcccggggcggcgTGCAGCGTGGCGGGCTGGGGCGGCAGCCGGCGGGGCCGGCTGGCGCCccggctgcagcagctccaggtcACGGTGCTGGACGCGCGGATGTGCAACAACAGCCGCTTCTGGGCCGGCGCGATCGCCCCCACCATGATCTGCTTCCAGGGCTGCCGGCAAGGCTCGGCGCCCACCAAG GGCGACTCCGGGGGCCCCTTGGTGTGCGGGAGGAAGGCGGCCGTGGCCGGCGTGATTTCCTTCACCGGCCGAAACGTCACGGACCCCTTCAAGCCGCCGGTCGCCACGTCGGCGGTGAAGCACCAGAAGTGGATCAGGAAAACGCTgcgcggcggctgcgcccggCCCCCGGCGTGGGGCAGACAGACCCCCCCCCATTTACACAg GGAGGTGCCGGGAACCGCCGGGATCAGGGCGGCGTGGCAGGGGCGAGGGGCCCAGACCCTTTCCCTGGAGCTGGGCACCCCCCAGAGCTGGCTCAGCACCCCGGTCCCCGGCCCCacaccgccgccgccctccgAGCATCGCCCGCCGGCTGCCAGCACCCCGTGCACCCAGCTCCCCGCCGCCACGGCGTGA
- the C27H19orf25 gene encoding UPF0449 protein C19orf25 homolog isoform X3 — MSSKAKRVLPTRPEPPTVEQILADVRGTHPSDPVFVLAAEPRRGGGHDGSPSPDSAGPAKHEDAEDEGERLYRQSRSYVEMNQRLQESCRLLKEKSGSTDRATQLGLYLI, encoded by the exons ATGAGCTCCAAGGCCAAGAGGGTGCTGCCCACCCGGCCTGAGCCGCCCACCGTGGAGCAGATCCTGGCGGACGTGAGGGGCACCCACCCGTCCGACCCCGTCTTCGTGCTCGCTGCGGAGCCGCGCCGAGGAGGCGGGCATGACGGCAGCCCCTCGCCAG ATTCCGCCGGCCCTGCGAAGCACGAGGACGCTGAGGACGAAGGAGAGCGCCTGTATCGGCAGAGCCGTTCCTACGTGGAGATGAACCAGCGGCTGCAGGAGTCCTGCCggctgctgaaggagaaat CTGGGAGCACAGACAGAGCCACCCAGCTGGGCTTGTACTTGATTTGA
- the REEP6 gene encoding receptor expression-enhancing protein 6 isoform X1, translating to MGTVPQRLQRLLERPGPLADLLGRLEARTGVQRLYLATGSVAFLGLYLAFGYGAALLCNLIGFVYPAYVSIKAIESSNKEDDTTWLTYWVVYGVFSVAEFFSDTFLYWFPFYYAGKCLFLVWCMAPVSWNGSQVLYQNVIRPCFLKHHQAVDSMLGNLSTRALDAASLVTREVLQTLVSSRARLAAGVAPQPQLSLSASASAALTPPREQ from the exons ATGGGCACGGTGCCGCAGCGCCTGCAGCGCCTCCTCGAGCGCCCCGGGCCGCTCGCGGACCTGCTGGGCCGCCTCGAGGCCCGCACCGGCGTCCAGCGGCTCTACCTGGCCACAG GCTCCGTCGCGTTCCTGGGGCTTTACCTCGCGTTCGGCTATGGCGCAGCGCTGCTCTGCAACCTCATCGGCTTTGTCTACCCTGCGTATGTCTC CATCAAAGCCATCGAGAGCTCCAACAAGGAGGACGACACCACGTGGCTCACGTACTGGGTGGTGTATGGTGTCTTCAGCGTAGCCGAGTTCTTCTCTGACACTTTCCTCTACTGGTTCCCGTTCTACTACGCTGGGAAG TGCTTATTCCTGGTGTGGTGCATGGCCCCCGTGTCCTGGAACGGGTCACAGGTGCTGTACCAGAACGTCATCCGGCCCTGCTTCCTCAAACACCACCAGGCTGTGGACAGCATGCTCGGCAATCTCAGCACCAGAGCCCTGGACGCGGCTTCGCTCGTCACCCGAGAAG TCCTGCAGACTCTGGTCAGCAGCAGAGCCCGCCTGGCGGCCGGGGTGGCCCCTCAGCCGCAGCTCAGCTTGTCCGCAT CCGCCAGCGCAGCGCTGACCCCGCCGCGGGAGCAGTGA
- the C27H19orf25 gene encoding UPF0449 protein C19orf25 homolog isoform X2 → MSSKAKRVLPTRPEPPTVEQILADVRGTHPSDPVFVLAAEPRRGGGHDGSPSPDSAGPAKHEDAEDEGERLYRQSRSYVEMNQRLQESCRLLKEKCEELRRAGATLEQNILEMKQKAF, encoded by the exons ATGAGCTCCAAGGCCAAGAGGGTGCTGCCCACCCGGCCTGAGCCGCCCACCGTGGAGCAGATCCTGGCGGACGTGAGGGGCACCCACCCGTCCGACCCCGTCTTCGTGCTCGCTGCGGAGCCGCGCCGAGGAGGCGGGCATGACGGCAGCCCCTCGCCAG ATTCCGCCGGCCCTGCGAAGCACGAGGACGCTGAGGACGAAGGAGAGCGCCTGTATCGGCAGAGCCGTTCCTACGTGGAGATGAACCAGCGGCTGCAGGAGTCCTGCCggctgctgaaggagaaatgTGAGGAGCTGAGACGGGCGGGGGCGACTTTAGAGCAGAATATCttggaaatgaagcaaaaagctttctga